A region from the Mucilaginibacter sp. CSA2-8R genome encodes:
- a CDS encoding ATP-binding protein, which translates to MAEHTIDINLDKCRRHEEVVSQLSPLFSVLAGDSVKIKLTVTKFTYPDFLVLVTAALRKLDEINVTPDGEIEIDDKTSGYISRMNFFQNLNVKFEEQFQRQDNNGRFIEITNFDGESDYLMVDKVVQMLQRYTSIDQSVMYLISFCLGEVVGNIFFHAESKNGGWITAQYYAKHNKIRIVVCDTGCGVHHSLKTNQKYAAWTEAEALEKCIENKVTNGKGMGFGLYATANFAKLNKGELLIYSGDNCLTSNRHGIKVSSGNKWQGTFVYLEINTDISVQPELVTDGYTDFIDSFKERYEEGGINGLW; encoded by the coding sequence ATGGCTGAGCATACTATTGATATAAATTTAGACAAATGTAGAAGACACGAAGAAGTCGTAAGTCAGTTGTCCCCACTGTTTTCTGTTCTGGCAGGTGATTCAGTGAAGATTAAATTAACCGTAACAAAATTTACTTATCCAGATTTTCTTGTTTTGGTAACAGCGGCTTTAAGAAAGTTAGATGAAATAAATGTAACACCTGATGGCGAAATTGAAATAGATGATAAGACATCTGGATACATAAGTAGAATGAATTTTTTTCAAAATTTGAATGTTAAATTTGAGGAGCAATTTCAAAGGCAGGATAACAATGGTAGATTTATTGAGATAACGAATTTTGATGGAGAAAGCGATTATCTTATGGTTGACAAAGTTGTTCAAATGTTACAGCGTTATACTTCCATTGATCAATCTGTAATGTACCTTATATCTTTTTGTTTGGGAGAGGTAGTTGGAAATATTTTTTTTCATGCTGAGAGTAAAAATGGTGGTTGGATTACTGCTCAATATTATGCTAAGCATAATAAAATAAGAATAGTTGTTTGTGATACTGGTTGTGGGGTGCATCATTCATTAAAGACAAATCAAAAATATGCCGCATGGACGGAAGCGGAAGCTCTAGAAAAATGTATTGAAAACAAAGTGACTAACGGAAAAGGTATGGGGTTTGGCCTATATGCTACCGCCAATTTTGCTAAGCTCAACAAAGGAGAGTTGTTAATTTATTCAGGTGATAATTGTTTGACTTCTAATCGACATGGTATAAAGGTGTCAAGCGGAAACAAATGGCAAGGTACATTTGTATATTTAGAAATAAATACCGATATTAGTGTACAGCCAGAACTTGTAACTGACGGTTACACTGATTTCATAGACTCTTTTAAAGAGCGATACGAAGAAGGCGGTATAAACGGTTTATGGTAA
- a CDS encoding PPC domain-containing DNA-binding protein: MIRKLFTAAAFLGAFTLNTARAQEYVSPTNPAKTGNSPGVKVKLLSESQNIKTYILIFAKGDEVMSGLTEFAQKYKVTSASFTAIGDATDARVGWYEQSRKMFKVTPITEPAEITSLIGDIAMYNGKPVVHGHINLATSDGLVHGGHLLEAHIFPTLEVVVTVQPTTMYKKLYTEAGATIIDAEK, from the coding sequence ATGATTAGAAAGTTATTTACCGCCGCGGCATTTTTAGGTGCCTTTACCTTGAACACTGCCCGGGCGCAAGAATATGTATCGCCTACTAATCCGGCTAAAACGGGTAACTCGCCGGGGGTTAAGGTCAAGTTGCTGAGCGAGTCGCAGAACATCAAAACTTACATCTTGATATTTGCTAAAGGCGACGAGGTAATGTCGGGCTTAACCGAGTTTGCACAAAAATACAAAGTAACCAGCGCCAGCTTTACCGCCATTGGCGATGCCACCGATGCGCGCGTGGGCTGGTACGAGCAAAGCCGCAAAATGTTTAAAGTAACTCCCATTACCGAGCCTGCCGAAATTACTTCGCTCATTGGCGACATCGCGATGTACAACGGCAAACCGGTAGTGCACGGCCACATTAACCTGGCCACCAGCGACGGCCTCGTGCACGGCGGCCACCTGCTCGAAGCTCACATTTTCCCTACCTTGGAGGTGGTGGTAACCGTACAACCCACCACGATGTACAAAAAGCTATATACCGAAGCCGGAGCGACAATTATTGATGCAGAGAAGTAG
- a CDS encoding transposase, with protein sequence MSTKYKIGNQDKRYFVSFAVVHWIDLFVRPGYVHVMLDSWQYCRRHKGLETYGWCIMSSHVHMIIGTVKNDMPDILRDMKRHTSQQLRQAIQTHPQESRREWMLWMMERAGRKNSQNTGFQLWQQDNHPIECTTHAILHQKLDYLHQNPVVAGLVEPPQDCLYSSARNYYGLLALLDVTLIDPLLV encoded by the coding sequence ATGAGTACTAAATATAAAATAGGCAACCAGGATAAACGCTACTTTGTAAGTTTCGCGGTGGTACACTGGATAGATTTATTTGTAAGGCCCGGGTATGTACACGTGATGCTTGATAGCTGGCAGTATTGCCGCAGGCATAAAGGACTCGAAACCTACGGTTGGTGCATCATGAGCAGCCATGTGCATATGATTATTGGCACGGTAAAAAATGATATGCCCGATATTTTACGCGATATGAAACGACATACCTCGCAACAGCTGAGGCAAGCTATCCAAACCCATCCGCAGGAAAGCCGGCGCGAATGGATGCTGTGGATGATGGAACGTGCCGGTCGTAAAAATTCGCAAAATACCGGTTTCCAGTTATGGCAGCAAGATAATCATCCTATCGAATGTACCACGCACGCCATCCTGCATCAAAAACTGGATTACCTACATCAAAACCCGGTGGTGGCCGGACTGGTAGAACCCCCCCAGGACTGTCTATACAGCAGTGCCCGGAACTACTACGGCTTACTTGCACTGTTGGATGTAACGTTGATTGACCCTTTGTTAGTTTGA
- a CDS encoding alpha/beta hydrolase-fold protein — translation MPQTIFLHHCRWLLMLSLALLLTRPVAHAQVTDFDQMPRCYANTKQAPSPVNIADFKYPPLTSYRGQKVYKISDAKVGKVPFRLHIPPNYDPAKPVPLILLLHGAVGASHFSDALHPDVKNEATDDPFYNKLCQSGYLVIMPYGDRDKGFNWAANKYGATENFTFDALISIINAVKKVVNIDDNKVFAFGHSDGADGAFALDVYRPTLFAGFVSYNSMLANLFVHDFYIHNAVNRPLYLVHSDKDDLRPIQQARVIVQYLDSLKAPVQYHEYLGYKHFDLHLDKDFTSALTFVNTAKRNPYPQSVYWETGNRLNNSCDWLEVDDWGLKLPIAAWAEPNDIRFYNKTTHARMNIKYYDNGPAAAVKGTFKNNVFDLQTSRIKQFKVLISPQMVDLTQNVKIVVNGKLKHDAKITPDDSFFANRFKADHDRKAIWVNAITIVCD, via the coding sequence ATGCCCCAAACTATTTTCTTACATCACTGCAGATGGCTTCTGATGTTGAGCCTTGCGTTGCTGCTTACTCGGCCTGTGGCCCATGCGCAGGTGACCGATTTTGACCAGATGCCCCGGTGTTACGCCAACACCAAACAGGCTCCGTCTCCGGTAAACATAGCCGATTTTAAGTACCCGCCGTTAACCAGCTACCGTGGCCAAAAGGTTTATAAGATCAGCGATGCCAAAGTCGGGAAGGTTCCGTTCAGGCTGCACATCCCCCCAAATTACGACCCCGCCAAACCGGTGCCTTTAATCTTACTGCTGCATGGCGCGGTGGGTGCCTCTCATTTTTCTGATGCGCTTCATCCAGATGTAAAGAATGAAGCCACCGATGACCCTTTTTACAACAAGCTATGCCAAAGCGGTTACCTGGTGATCATGCCTTATGGTGACCGCGACAAAGGCTTCAACTGGGCGGCCAACAAATATGGCGCTACCGAAAACTTTACGTTCGACGCGTTAATATCCATTATCAATGCCGTCAAAAAAGTAGTGAATATCGATGACAACAAGGTGTTTGCGTTCGGGCATTCGGATGGGGCCGATGGAGCTTTTGCGTTGGATGTTTACCGCCCCACTTTATTTGCGGGCTTTGTAAGCTACAATTCCATGCTCGCAAATCTCTTTGTTCATGATTTTTACATTCACAATGCTGTTAACCGGCCGCTTTATTTAGTTCACTCAGACAAGGATGATTTGCGGCCCATTCAGCAGGCCCGTGTCATTGTACAATATCTCGACTCGCTGAAGGCGCCGGTGCAGTACCATGAATATTTGGGTTACAAGCACTTTGACCTGCACCTGGACAAAGATTTTACCAGTGCTCTAACTTTTGTAAACACCGCTAAACGCAACCCCTACCCTCAAAGCGTATATTGGGAAACCGGCAATCGTTTAAATAACAGCTGCGATTGGCTGGAAGTAGACGATTGGGGCTTGAAATTACCCATAGCTGCCTGGGCCGAACCCAATGACATACGATTTTACAATAAAACTACTCACGCCCGGATGAACATAAAATATTACGACAATGGCCCGGCGGCGGCGGTAAAAGGCACTTTTAAAAACAACGTGTTTGACCTTCAAACGTCCAGGATTAAGCAATTTAAAGTACTCATTAGCCCTCAAATGGTTGACCTTACCCAAAACGTTAAAATTGTAGTAAACGGAAAGCTGAAACACGACGCCAAAATAACGCCCGACGATTCCTTTTTTGCCAACCGGTTTAAAGCCGACCATGACCGAAAAGCCATCTGGGTAAATGCCATAACGATTGTTTGCGATTAA
- a CDS encoding carboxypeptidase-like regulatory domain-containing protein has translation MNLSSSACKSLVAIWCLFCCLVVSTPGFGQNNFYNVRGTVVNGLFLKTIPLTIFNGNNKALMTTNSDSLGRFTFRGLANGKYRLQNKHFRIDTAVTVQDGPVDSFDIILNVCEVDALQAQQDIQAGKAKLLLAGGYAPVYYQGQELFERKYKVSYHDYGCTPPNRKCIKEYNKTVFTYLDLKYGKQWRTQVRKDVVGFR, from the coding sequence ATGAACCTATCATCTTCAGCCTGCAAAAGTTTAGTTGCAATATGGTGCTTATTTTGTTGCTTGGTGGTATCTACACCAGGCTTTGGCCAAAACAACTTTTACAACGTAAGAGGCACCGTGGTTAATGGCTTGTTTTTAAAGACGATACCGTTAACCATTTTTAACGGAAATAACAAGGCTTTAATGACCACCAACAGCGATAGCCTGGGCCGGTTTACATTTCGGGGTTTAGCAAACGGCAAGTATCGGTTACAAAATAAACACTTTCGTATTGACACTGCAGTCACCGTTCAGGATGGCCCGGTTGATAGCTTCGATATAATACTCAACGTTTGCGAAGTGGACGCATTACAAGCACAGCAGGACATCCAGGCAGGTAAAGCAAAATTGTTACTCGCGGGCGGCTATGCCCCTGTTTACTACCAGGGGCAGGAACTTTTTGAACGAAAGTACAAAGTGAGTTATCACGATTATGGCTGCACCCCACCCAACAGAAAGTGCATCAAAGAATACAACAAAACAGTTTTTACTTATCTCGACCTCAAATATGGCAAACAATGGCGCACTCAGGTGCGAAAGGATGTAGTAGGCTTCAGATAA
- a CDS encoding putative sensor domain DACNV-containing protein has translation MSKLNSNQQDLALHVLDKLKHVKLLLPIPPLAVLEGLFEVLFYTSMQTEESHLVKVTVTLIDPDNPDPKPPKRIVAERWSVVPFDAPLEYNIRTLTKLSNAADPSTTSLAVYYNAAGKLFIWGMIDQAIHYQSFLNYESDSGSEQPGLFQVSISNVGTLNVLFDYELLATLKQNVLVSRYLDVFTIGPVSKILKDNAVGLKEELNDFLKENYPGEPPEEWETFIDELWIQTISRLLLRIQNYRHGGAMLITDSHPDADIKYSIRYNRLKMAMARYAKEMIRNYMVESMIDDELDRGKRVILKDWYQEEGRSLVAKEEIGDEIKGAISFLASQTCVDGVLLFDRDMTSRGFGVVLKSRKMPRKIYVAHTSTAAPKSLKAADPMHFGTRHRSMIAYCWNHPEALGLVVSQDGDIRAFHRVEEKLIMWENIKTQQFLKSRKIKRTGGGGSQ, from the coding sequence ATGTCGAAGCTAAATTCAAACCAGCAGGACTTGGCCCTGCATGTGCTCGATAAGCTTAAGCACGTAAAGCTGCTGTTGCCTATACCGCCTTTGGCCGTGCTCGAGGGTTTGTTTGAGGTGCTGTTTTATACCAGCATGCAAACCGAAGAGAGCCACCTGGTAAAGGTAACGGTTACCCTAATCGACCCGGATAACCCCGACCCTAAACCTCCTAAACGCATCGTGGCCGAACGCTGGAGCGTAGTACCTTTTGATGCGCCACTGGAGTATAACATCCGCACGCTCACTAAGTTATCAAACGCGGCCGACCCATCTACCACCTCGCTGGCGGTGTATTACAATGCGGCGGGTAAGCTCTTTATTTGGGGGATGATTGATCAGGCCATCCATTACCAAAGCTTCCTGAATTACGAGTCGGACTCAGGCTCCGAGCAGCCTGGACTGTTCCAGGTATCCATCAGCAATGTGGGTACCCTAAATGTGCTGTTTGATTACGAATTGCTGGCTACCCTTAAGCAAAACGTGCTGGTATCGCGCTACCTGGATGTGTTTACCATTGGCCCCGTATCTAAAATACTAAAAGATAATGCCGTTGGGTTGAAAGAAGAGCTGAACGATTTTTTAAAAGAAAACTACCCCGGCGAGCCCCCGGAAGAGTGGGAAACGTTTATTGACGAACTGTGGATACAAACCATTTCGCGCCTGCTGCTGCGCATCCAGAACTACCGGCACGGCGGCGCTATGCTGATAACCGATAGCCATCCTGATGCTGACATCAAGTACAGCATCAGGTACAACCGCCTCAAAATGGCCATGGCCCGTTATGCCAAAGAGATGATTCGCAATTACATGGTCGAGTCGATGATTGATGATGAGCTGGACCGCGGCAAGCGCGTTATTTTAAAGGATTGGTACCAGGAAGAGGGCCGCTCGCTGGTGGCAAAAGAAGAAATTGGCGACGAAATTAAAGGTGCCATCTCGTTTCTGGCCTCGCAAACCTGCGTCGATGGCGTACTGCTGTTTGACCGCGACATGACCTCCAGGGGCTTTGGCGTAGTACTCAAGAGCCGCAAAATGCCCCGCAAAATATACGTGGCCCACACTTCAACCGCCGCACCCAAATCGCTCAAAGCGGCCGACCCTATGCACTTTGGCACCCGCCACCGCTCCATGATTGCCTACTGCTGGAACCACCCCGAAGCCCTGGGCCTGGTGGTATCGCAAGACGGCGACATCCGCGCCTTTCACCGCGTGGAAGAAAAACTCATCATGTGGGAAAACATCAAAACCCAGCAATTCCTCAAAAGCCGCAAAATCAAACGGACAGGAGGAGGGGGAAGCCAATGA
- a CDS encoding TlpA disulfide reductase family protein has translation MLQIHIASAQTPRLRPKTNADGLDTTMVNLRGQTVTTIIINHTADTLKLNATISHYLPVGEQSVAVVVAPGERKAFNLTFYYPDFIRLDAFPFSIYNAPGKTVECSIENTKTGSVIFTGDLKDENAYYQAYHKAERSNQWYYQAGTNLRNFNNFPHLADSITHINLNFLLAYQGALSQHFKQQEQQRLNYNNAFLKYHVLFDRSAKAAQPVAVNQAYYDFEKTTSLAGKNVMLSTEYLWYAVFYLRRQALLKNPDETQLTANMLREAESAYPNQELGDVLKMRLLYDVYRHSAGQYRGYLTTTRFVNPVNRLITDSVATARLGFPKVGKPAPKFKLLSSTGDSVSLQDFAGRPVILNFWAPWCAPCVEEFPAENRLAEKYSRPGGLVVINVCVDATLPGWQHLSAAHGLKMINLYADAATSAKLKQQYDLSALPKSVAIGKNLTVTNNYLKRASQLTDEDVRQLMSW, from the coding sequence ATGCTTCAAATACACATTGCGTCAGCACAAACACCCAGGCTGCGGCCCAAAACTAACGCTGACGGACTGGATACCACGATGGTAAATTTACGTGGCCAAACGGTGACGACCATCATCATCAACCACACGGCCGACACCCTTAAACTTAATGCCACCATCTCCCACTACCTGCCGGTGGGCGAGCAAAGTGTGGCCGTGGTGGTAGCGCCTGGCGAGCGTAAGGCTTTTAACTTAACCTTTTACTACCCCGACTTTATCCGGCTGGATGCCTTTCCGTTTAGTATTTATAATGCGCCGGGTAAAACGGTGGAGTGCAGTATCGAAAACACTAAAACCGGTTCGGTTATTTTTACCGGAGATTTAAAAGACGAAAACGCCTACTACCAAGCTTACCATAAAGCCGAACGCAGCAACCAGTGGTATTACCAGGCCGGTACTAACTTGCGCAATTTTAATAACTTTCCGCACCTGGCCGATTCCATTACCCACATCAACCTTAACTTTCTGTTAGCCTACCAAGGCGCATTATCACAGCACTTTAAACAGCAGGAACAGCAGCGGCTTAACTACAATAATGCCTTTTTAAAATACCATGTATTGTTTGATAGGTCGGCAAAGGCCGCGCAGCCGGTAGCGGTTAATCAGGCGTATTATGATTTCGAAAAAACGACATCTTTAGCGGGCAAGAACGTGATGTTGAGTACCGAATATTTATGGTATGCCGTTTTTTACCTGCGCAGGCAGGCCTTGCTCAAAAATCCCGACGAAACACAGCTCACAGCAAACATGCTGCGCGAAGCCGAGAGCGCCTACCCCAACCAAGAGCTTGGCGATGTGCTGAAGATGCGCCTGCTGTACGATGTGTACCGGCATTCGGCAGGCCAATACCGAGGCTACCTGACCACCACCCGTTTTGTTAACCCGGTTAACCGGCTCATTACCGACTCGGTAGCTACGGCCCGGCTTGGGTTTCCGAAAGTTGGCAAACCGGCACCCAAGTTCAAGCTGTTAAGCAGCACAGGCGACAGTGTTTCGTTGCAGGATTTTGCCGGCCGCCCTGTTATCCTTAATTTTTGGGCGCCCTGGTGTGCACCCTGTGTAGAGGAGTTTCCGGCCGAAAACCGCCTGGCCGAAAAATACAGCAGGCCCGGTGGTTTAGTGGTTATTAATGTTTGTGTAGATGCCACCCTGCCCGGCTGGCAACACCTCTCGGCCGCCCACGGCTTAAAAATGATAAACCTTTACGCCGATGCTGCCACCTCTGCCAAGCTTAAACAGCAGTACGATCTCTCAGCCCTGCCCAAAAGCGTCGCCATCGGCAAAAACCTAACCGTTACCAATAATTACCTCAAAAGGGCAAGCCAGTTAACCGATGAGGATGTACGGCAGTTAATGAGTTGGTGA
- a CDS encoding RNA-directed DNA polymerase → MYNLSDTSLEWSLLHLTNYYDSDFFPRLFEFDAIKRDWTNVKKHIAEIDLEKYAPKSPIISLAPKANGTFRVIHQLDPIDSIIYAALLFENAMLIESYRIPEIRKIACSYRIKPDTTGSFFLKDTNGYPDFMEKAADLTAKYPSGVVLICDIVDFYNQIYLHRVNNILSEAGSKANQVIESFLGGLNTNISRGIPVGPAPSILIAEAIMGDINRKILNYTDSFAQYVDDLFIFFESEYDAKIFLHELTRYLYSIHRLVLSPDKTQIKTVSHFKKFFLKEEARLEKEAIHEKLEELDEGYALLDAITEFEELDGAKKFEIRSETYPMLFYEALKYGKIELGLMRHILRQAGKYKVKSIIPQIFSEFDKLLPVIREIVIYFEKVLNEKTVIHYEKEFSQLLCNPFIKIAYVNMWIFTLFQNKYFNAITLKINYNQIIRVREKALIARRENNLTYIKDIKDGLDTLGNWDRRAVLYSSHILSEDEAKHWLGLESSKGDILNKAICSMIISDKKSSRK, encoded by the coding sequence ATGTACAATTTATCAGATACCTCGTTAGAATGGTCACTTCTTCATTTAACCAATTATTACGACAGTGACTTTTTTCCCAGATTATTTGAATTTGATGCAATTAAACGCGATTGGACTAACGTTAAGAAACATATAGCGGAGATAGACCTTGAAAAGTACGCTCCTAAAAGCCCGATCATTTCTCTGGCTCCTAAAGCAAATGGAACATTTAGGGTAATTCATCAGCTAGACCCTATTGATAGTATAATTTATGCAGCTCTACTTTTTGAGAATGCAATGTTGATAGAGTCCTATCGAATTCCAGAAATTAGGAAAATTGCATGTTCCTATCGCATTAAGCCAGACACAACCGGGTCCTTCTTTCTAAAAGATACAAATGGTTATCCAGATTTTATGGAAAAAGCTGCCGACTTAACGGCCAAGTATCCATCTGGAGTTGTACTGATTTGTGATATAGTCGATTTTTATAATCAGATATATTTGCACCGGGTAAACAATATTCTTAGTGAAGCAGGTTCGAAAGCGAATCAGGTAATAGAATCTTTTTTGGGAGGATTAAATACAAATATTTCTCGTGGTATACCAGTTGGCCCTGCTCCAAGTATCTTGATTGCTGAAGCAATTATGGGAGATATAAATCGAAAAATATTAAATTACACAGACTCTTTTGCTCAATATGTCGACGACTTATTTATCTTTTTTGAGTCAGAGTACGACGCAAAGATATTTTTACATGAACTCACGAGATATCTTTATTCTATACACCGACTCGTTTTATCTCCAGATAAGACTCAAATAAAAACTGTATCTCATTTCAAAAAATTTTTTCTTAAAGAAGAAGCGAGATTAGAGAAAGAAGCAATCCACGAAAAATTGGAGGAATTGGATGAAGGATATGCTTTGCTAGATGCAATAACGGAATTTGAGGAGCTAGATGGAGCCAAAAAATTTGAAATCCGATCAGAAACTTACCCTATGCTTTTTTACGAAGCTTTAAAATACGGCAAAATCGAATTGGGATTAATGCGACACATTTTAAGGCAAGCTGGGAAGTATAAAGTAAAAAGCATCATTCCACAAATTTTTTCCGAATTCGATAAACTTCTCCCCGTTATAAGAGAAATAGTGATATACTTTGAGAAAGTATTAAATGAAAAAACAGTAATCCATTATGAAAAGGAGTTCTCTCAATTATTATGTAATCCTTTTATAAAGATCGCCTATGTAAACATGTGGATTTTTACACTATTTCAAAATAAGTATTTTAATGCTATAACGTTGAAAATTAATTATAATCAGATAATTCGTGTACGAGAAAAAGCATTAATAGCAAGACGAGAAAACAATCTCACTTATATTAAAGACATCAAAGATGGATTAGATACTCTTGGAAATTGGGATAGAAGAGCCGTATTATATTCTTCACATATACTTTCAGAGGACGAAGCAAAACATTGGTTAGGACTAGAATCATCAAAAGGAGATATTTTAAATAAAGCTATTTGCTCAATGATAATAAGTGACAAAAAATCATCGAGGAAATAG
- a CDS encoding macro domain-containing protein, whose amino-acid sequence MISYVTGDLLQSDADALVNAVNTVGVMGKGIALQFKQAFIHNFNVYAVACKNKELQPGKMLAVKDHNPVYGEKLIVNFPTKVHWRNPSKLEYIQDGLVALRQLIIDENIRSIAIPPLGAGNGGLNWAEVKPLMVNALQDLDAVVQVYEPH is encoded by the coding sequence ATGATTAGCTATGTAACCGGCGATTTGCTCCAGTCTGACGCTGACGCGCTGGTGAACGCCGTGAATACTGTGGGGGTGATGGGTAAGGGCATTGCGCTGCAGTTTAAACAGGCATTCATCCACAACTTCAATGTATATGCGGTCGCGTGCAAAAATAAGGAACTGCAGCCGGGCAAAATGCTGGCCGTAAAAGACCATAACCCGGTTTACGGCGAAAAGCTGATTGTTAACTTCCCCACAAAAGTACACTGGCGCAACCCATCAAAACTGGAATACATCCAGGATGGTTTGGTGGCCCTGCGCCAGTTGATTATTGACGAAAACATCCGCAGCATCGCCATCCCACCGCTGGGCGCTGGCAACGGCGGGTTAAACTGGGCGGAGGTAAAGCCATTAATGGTAAATGCCCTGCAAGACTTGGATGCCGTTGTACAGGTGTATGAACCTCATTAA
- a CDS encoding bifunctional DNA primase/helicase — MSQKEKLQALGIDLKRITTTGKTLCPKCSHQRRHKNDPCLSVNIPDGTYHCHHCGWKGRALDMAAFERKTYVRPTFVNRTPLSKPWVDWFAARGIRQQTLIDLGVTEGPEWMPGAGGTVSTVQFNYLRGGELINIKYRDALKHFKLSKDAELIFYNLDSLAGQTECIICEGEPDALSWHQSGYPAVVSVPNGASANARMEYLDACFGHFEGMTTIYLSCDDDAPGHALRDELARRLGVERCLKVDFEGLKDANEYLMAYGEERLRGRLAAARAFPIAGVYTVDELWPGVMDIYHNGLPQGAATGDDRFDQHLRFMPGELTTVTGVPSHGKSVFLEQLSLQLCLNAGWKFAIFAPETYPREMFLMRLIKKVIGKPATKANITEADMEKMRDWLQSRFHIIYPEEEGFSLDILLEKARRLVLRYGINGLILDPWNRIENTMPAGYNESKFTAEQLIKIVKFNQHNGVHTFLVAHPTKMPKQADGNFEVPNLYSISGSAHFFNITQNGFTVYRNRVNGHDVTEIHIQKVKWEHLGRKGLLEYRYCPENTRLLAPGECLPSDTASWIPGVADERDRFWVG; from the coding sequence ATGAGTCAGAAAGAAAAATTGCAGGCCCTGGGCATCGACCTTAAGCGCATTACCACCACCGGCAAAACGCTTTGCCCCAAGTGCTCGCACCAGCGTCGCCACAAAAACGACCCCTGCCTGAGCGTGAACATCCCCGACGGTACCTACCACTGCCACCATTGCGGCTGGAAGGGCCGTGCGCTGGATATGGCGGCCTTTGAGCGTAAAACCTACGTTCGGCCCACGTTTGTGAATCGTACGCCGCTCAGCAAGCCCTGGGTAGATTGGTTTGCCGCGCGGGGCATCCGCCAGCAAACGCTGATTGATCTAGGTGTTACCGAGGGCCCCGAGTGGATGCCGGGCGCGGGCGGCACCGTGAGCACCGTGCAGTTTAACTACCTGAGGGGTGGCGAGCTCATCAACATTAAATACCGCGACGCCCTAAAGCATTTTAAGCTGAGCAAGGATGCCGAACTGATTTTTTACAACCTCGATAGCCTGGCGGGGCAGACCGAGTGCATTATTTGCGAGGGCGAACCCGACGCGCTCAGCTGGCACCAGTCCGGCTACCCGGCGGTGGTGAGCGTGCCTAACGGCGCAAGTGCCAATGCCCGGATGGAGTACCTGGATGCCTGTTTCGGCCATTTTGAGGGTATGACTACCATTTATTTGAGTTGTGATGACGATGCCCCCGGCCATGCCCTGCGCGACGAGCTGGCCCGCCGCCTGGGTGTGGAGCGCTGCCTGAAGGTTGATTTTGAGGGCCTCAAGGATGCCAACGAGTACCTAATGGCCTACGGCGAGGAGCGGCTGCGCGGCAGGCTGGCGGCGGCCCGGGCGTTCCCCATTGCGGGGGTGTATACGGTGGATGAGCTTTGGCCCGGCGTGATGGACATTTACCACAACGGCCTGCCCCAGGGCGCTGCCACCGGCGATGACCGCTTTGACCAGCACCTGCGCTTTATGCCTGGCGAACTTACCACCGTAACCGGCGTGCCCTCGCACGGCAAGTCCGTTTTTCTGGAACAATTGAGTTTGCAGCTCTGCCTCAACGCCGGCTGGAAGTTTGCCATCTTTGCGCCCGAAACCTACCCGCGCGAAATGTTTTTGATGCGCCTCATTAAAAAAGTAATCGGCAAACCCGCCACCAAGGCCAACATTACCGAGGCCGACATGGAAAAAATGCGCGACTGGCTGCAAAGCCGTTTCCACATTATTTACCCCGAAGAGGAGGGCTTTAGTCTGGACATACTGCTGGAAAAAGCCCGCCGGCTGGTGCTGCGCTACGGCATCAACGGACTGATTTTAGACCCCTGGAACCGCATCGAAAACACCATGCCCGCCGGTTACAACGAAAGCAAGTTTACGGCCGAGCAGCTCATTAAAATTGTAAAATTTAACCAGCACAACGGCGTACACACCTTTTTGGTAGCCCACCCCACCAAAATGCCCAAGCAGGCCGACGGCAACTTCGAGGTGCCCAACCTGTACAGCATCAGCGGGTCGGCCCACTTTTTTAACATCACCCAAAACGGCTTTACCGTATACCGCAACCGCGTTAACGGCCACGACGTCACCGAAATACACATCCAGAAAGTAAAGTGGGAACACTTGGGCCGCAAAGGCCTCCTCGAATACCGCTACTGCCCCGAAAATACGCGGTTGTTAGCACCCGGCGAATGTTTGCCCTCAGACACCGCCAGCTGGATTCCGGGCGTGGCGGATGAGCGGGATCGGTTTTGGGTAGGGTGA